ACTTTATTTATGCGCACTTAAACCGTGCTATTAATAAATATGATTTAGATATGTTCTACATTGAAGGACCAGGTCACGGTGGACAAGTAATGGTTTCTAACTCTTACTTAGATGGATCTTACACAGAGTTATACCCACAAATCACTCAAGATGAAGCAGGGTTCAAACAATTATGTAAAATCTTCTCATTCCCTGGAGGAATTGCGTCTCACGCGGCTCCAGAAACTCCTGGTTCAATTCACGAAGGTGGAGAATTAGGTTACTCATTATCACATGCTACAGGTGCTGTTTTAGATAATCCTAACGTAATTGCAGCAGCAGTTATTGGTGACGGAGAAGCAGAAACGGGTCCTTTAGCAGCTGGTTGGTTCTCAAACACATTTATCAACCCAGTAAACGATGGTGCAGTTTTACCAATCCTTTACTTAAACGGTGGTAAAATCCACAACCCAACTATTTTAGCTCGTCGTACGGATGAAGAGTTAACACAATTCTTCAATGGTTTAGGATGGGATCCAATCTTCGTAGAAGGAACAGATCCTGAAAAAGTTCACCCATTAATGGCTGCTAAATTAGATGAAGCTATTGAAAAAATTCAAGCGATTCAAAAAGAAGCTCGTGCTAAGAGCGCCGAAGAAGCTACAATGCCTCATTGGCCAGTATTAGTAGTACGTACTCCTAAAGGTTGGACAGGTCCAAAAGAATGGAACCATGAACCAATCGAAGGTGGATTCCGTGCTCACCAAGTTCCAATCCCAGTATCTGGAGAAGCTATGGAACATGTCGATGCATTAGTGGACTGGTTGAAATCATACCGTCCAGAAGAATTATTCGATGAAAATGGTAAATTAGTAGAAGAAATTGCTGCAATTTCTCCTAAAGGCCCACGTCGTATGAGCATGAACCCAATCACTAACGCAGGGGTTGTAAAACCAATGGAAATTACTGATTGGACTAAACATGCCATCGATACATCTAAACCAGGTGCTATCCAAAAACAAGATATGATTGAATTTGGTAAATTTGCTGCTGACTTAGTTAAAGCAAACCCAGATAACTTCCGTATCTTTGGACCAGACGAAACTAAATCTAACCGTTTAAACGAAGTCTTCAAAGCAACGAACCGTCAATGGGTTGGTCGTCGTGACGAAAGCTACGATGAATGGATTTCACCAGTTGGTCGTGTTATCGACTCACAATTATCAGAACACCAAGCTGAAGGATTCTTAGAAGGTTATGTATTAACAGGTCGTCACGGATTCTTCGCATCTTACGAATCATTCTTACGTGTAGTTGACTCAATGATTACTCAACACTTCAAATGGTTACGTAAAGCTAAAACTCACGCTCCATGGCGTAAAAACTATCCATCATTAAACTTGATTGCAACATCAACAGTGTTCCAACAAGACCACAATGGATATACTCACCAAGATCCAGGTTTATTAACACACTTAGCTGAGAAAAAACCTGAATTCGTTCGTGAATACTTACCAGCGGATACAAACAGTTTAATGGCTGTTATGGCTGAAGCTTTAAGTTCAGAAGATAAAATTAACTTAATCGTTTCTTCAAAACACCCACGTCCACAATTCTACTCAGTAGAAGAAGCTAAAGAATTAGTGAGCGAAGGTTACAAAGTAATTGATTGGGCTTCAACAGTGAAAGAAGGAGAAGAACCAGACGTAGTAATTGCTGCTGCAGGTACTGAACCTAACTTAGAAGCATTAGCAGGTATTTCAATCTTGCACAAACAATTCCCAGAATTGAAGATTCGCTTCATTAACGTAGTAGATATCTTGAAATTACGTTCTCCAAAAGTGGATCCACGTGGTTTATCTGACGAAGAATTTGATAAATTATTTACTACTGATAAACCAGTTGTATTCTGCTTCCACGGTTATGAAGGTATGATTCGTGATTTATTCTTCGATCGCAACAATCATAATGTTCATATCCACGGATACCGTGAAAACGGAGATATCACAACTCCATTCGATATGCGTGTATTATCTGAAATGGACCGCTTCCACGTTGCTAAAGACGCTGCAGTTGCTGTATATGGCGAAAAAGCTAGCGAATTTGCTGCGAAAATGGACGAAACTGTGGAATTCCACCACAGCTACATCCGTGAACATGGGGAAGATATTCCTGAAGTTGTGAGCTGGCAATGGGAAAATGTGAATAAATAATTCATCTAATAGGGTGCCTCAGAAATGAGGCACTCTTTTTTGTGCTGAGAAGAATATAAAATATAATAAATGATTACTCCGGAACCTTCGGTTTCTGTAAAAATCGCTGTAGTGGGGTACCGGCGCAAGCCTTGGTCTTGCGCCTTTAAAGCCTCAAAAAGGGAGTTAGGAATTTATTCCTTACTCCCTTTAATTCGCATTTAATACGATTCCCCACCACTGCGATTATAGAAACTCGAAGTTCCTTCGTAATCATTTAATTTTTAGTGCAAAAAAAACAGTCATTTCTAAGGCAAGCTGTTAGTGAATGAGGGAGGGGAAAGAGGGAGTAAGACAGAAGGAAAAATTGACTCACAGTGTGAGTCGATTTAATTTCGTAGTCTTATCCTCGCAAGGCTGATTGGGATAAAGCAAATCACGAGTGATGAAGCTTTATCCAATCAGCTACTGCGTAAAGGTATCTAAGTGAGTCTTATTTCGAAATATAATATAAATTATAATTTTGTTAGTAATTTTCAAAAAATGAAAATATAGGGGTTGACTTTCAAAAAATTATGTGTTAATTTATGTTCAACAATTAAATCAAATGGTTATTGAACTGAGGTGCGGATGACAAGAGTACAGGAAACTGGAAAGGGGATTTCGCCGAAACGTGAAAACGTTGGGGGCTGGTCATAATAGGTCAGTCACTGTCATGATATCTGCCCAGATACTCATGAAGTGCAATCAATTACCGGGCAAAAGAATGACTACTTATGACTTTTTTTATGGGGAATCACGGCTTTTGTTCGTGGTTCCTTTTTTGTGTGTGATGAGTGAACCAGTTTGATAATCGAGAAGGAGAGAAAGAAAATGAAAAAAATTTTAGGCGCAATTGCAGCTTTAGCAATGACAGTAGGATTAGCAGCGTGTGGAACCCCTGTTAGTCAAGGAACAGCCAATCAAAACCAATTAGTGGTAGGGATGGAAGCTGGTTATCCACCATTTAACTGGACTCAAAACGACGATTCAAACGGTGCGGTAAAAATTCAAGGGACAGACCAATACGCTGGTGGTTATGACGTTGAAATCGCAAAACGTGTAGCTAAACAATTAGGAAAAGAATTAGTCATTGTTAAAACGGAGTGGGATGGCTTAACACCAGCTCTTGTTTCAAGTAAAATAGATGCAATCATTGCTGGTATGAGTCCTACTGAAGAGCGTAAAGCGACAATCGACTTTACTGATTCTTACTATGATTCACAATTAGTATTAGTCGTTAAAAAAGGTTCTAAATACGCAAATGCTACTTCATTAGCGGATTTCTCTGGTGCTAAAGTAACAGCTCAATTAAATACTTTCCACTACTCAGTAATCGACCAAATTCCTGGTGTCGACAAACAAACTGCTATGGATAACTTCCCAGCAATGCGTGTGGCTTTACAATCTGGAACAATTGACGCTTACGTTTCTGAATTACCAGAAGCAATTTCAGCTCAAGCAGCAAACAGCGACTTCGTAATGGTTAAATTAACAGATGGCTTCAAAACATCACCAGAAGACACACAAACAGCTGTTGGTGTGAGAAAAGATAGCTCACTAACAAAAGAAATCAACGAAGCATTAAAAACAATCTCTAGCGAAGAACGTCAACAAATTATGGAAAACGCAATTAAAAATCAGCCAGCTGCAGAGTAGGATGTGAGACATCGCGTTCAGAAATGGAACGTTGGACCGGAACGCCGGAAGGGACTCGGAACGAGTCGTGCGGACGTTTCGGGAAACGCACGCCATTTCTGCGATGGCGAGCTCAACTTTATAGAACTTTGAGTTTAACAAGCCCGAGTTCAACTACAGGATGGCAGAAAGACAGAAGCTAATAAAAATCTCACAGTGCGAGATTTTTATGCTTCGTAGTCTTTCGTCCGCAAAGTTTATTAGACTTTCTTAAATCGCGAGCGATGAAAAGAAAGTCAATAAACCTCTGCGCAGGAGCACATAAACTCCTGCCGAAGCACAAACATAACACACCGCCACATTGTGTGGCGTATACATACACAAAATATAGAAAGTGGGAAAATAAATGAGTATTGATTGGATTGTAAAAATCATTCAACAGAACTGGCAAATGTTCTTAACAGGTGCCTGGATTACACTATATATTTCAATTATTGGTACAATTATCGGGACATTAATCGGGATGTTCATCGGATTTGTTAAAACAATTCCACTACCAGAAAAAGGACCTAAACGAATCCTTTTAAAAATTGCAGTTGTGATTTTAAACTGCTATACAGAGTTCTTCCGTGGAACACCGATGATCGTACAAGCGATGGTAATTTACTACGGAACAGCATTAATGTTTGGAATTAACTTAGATGTTACATTCGCTGCGATTTTCATCGTATCGATTAATACAGGGGCTTATATGTCAGAAATCGTTCGTGGTGGGATTATTTCGATTGACCAAGGACAATTTGAAGCCAGCCAAGCTATTGGGATGACTCACTGGCAAACAATGCGTTATGTTGTTTTCCCACAAGTACTCCGTAACATCCTTCCAGCAGTAGGGAATGAGTTCGTCATCAACATCAAAGATACTTCTGTATTGAACGTAATTTCAGTTTCAGAATTGTACTTTGCGACAAAAACAGTTGCGGGTCAAAACTTCCGTTACTTTGATACATTCTTTGTCACATTAATTTTATACTTCATCATGACATTCACAGTGACTCGTATCTTACGTTACTTCGAACGTAAATTAGATGGTCCAGATAACTATGAAGTGATTTATTCAGATCCATTAAACTCAAATTCAATGTCAGCAGTCGAAGAAAAAACTAGACAGAAAGGAAATGCATAATGAGCGAAGCAGTAATTTCCATTCAAAACTTAAGTAAAACTTTCGGGACTAATGAAGTTCTTAAAGATATTTCTTTTGAAGTAAAACAAGGGGAAGTAGTAACAATTATCGGATCAAGTGGTTCTGGTAAATCAACACTCTTACGCTGTGTCAACTTACTTGAAAAACCAACTTCAGGAAAAATTTCCTACAACGGACAAAACATTCTTGAACATGACAAGAGCATTTACGAATACCGTACTCACGTAGGAATGGTATTCCAACAATTTAACTTATTTAACAACTTAAACGTGTTAGAAAACTGTATCGTTGGACCGATGAAAGTGTTGAAAAAATCAAAAGAGGAAGCAGAAAAAATCGCAAAAGAATTCCTTGAAAAAGTAGGGATGTCTGCGTATATCAATGCAAAACCTCGTCAATTATCAGGTGGTCAAAAACAACGTGTGGCTATCGCGCGTGCATTATCGATGCAACCAGATGTATTGCTTTTCGACGAACCAACGTCAGCACTTGACCCAGAAATGGTTAACGAAGTGCTAGAAACAATGAAAAGCTTAGCGCACACAGGGCTAACAATGATTGTGGTTACTCACGAAATGGGATTTGCCAAAGAAGTGAGTGACCGTGTTGTCTTCATGGATAAAGGGGTTATCGCAGAAGAAGGCACTCCAGAACAAATCTTTGAAAATCCTCAAGTGGACCGTACAAAAGAATTTTTAGGACGCGTTCTAAAATAAGTGAAATATGCTATAATGAGCTAAGACAGTTTGTCTTGGCTCTTTTTTTTATGCAAGACAACGAGATAAGGTTGAAGGAGTATCATCATGTTTGAAGTACATACAACATCACAAGAGGAGACAATGGCACTAGGCAAGCGTCTAGGAGAAAAGATATTTGCCAATAGTTGTGTGATCTTAGAAGGCGATTTAGGCGCTGGAAAGACGACTCTTACCAAAGGAATAGCTGTTGGCTTAGGCATCGACCGTGTGATTAAAAGCCCAACGTATACATTGATTCGCGAGTATCGTAAAGGGAGACTGCCGCTATTTCATATGGACATGTATCGTATTGAAGAAAGTGGTGGCGCCAGTGAAGTAGGGCTTGAAGAGTACTTCTATGCGGGTGGCGTGTGCGTCGTTGAATGGGCGCAGTATATTGAAGATGAACTTCCTTCAACGTTCTTAAAGGTGAAAATCGACCGTGTAGGAGACGGTGAGTCTGAACGAGTGATTCGCTTAATCCCACATGGAAAAGAGTACGAAGAATTTATCAAGAAATTGGAGGTCACTGATGAGTAAAGAAAAAGAAATTACATTTGCGCTTCCAGTCAAAGATGATGCCAAAGCGCTATTAGATTATAGTAAAAAAGTAGGAAGCGAAACAGATTTTCTCTCTTTTGGAGCGGAAGGATTGAGATATTCTGTCGCTCAAGAAGAGCTGTTTATTGAATCGCTCTATGAAAACGAAAATCAATATATGTTACTAGCAAAAGATGGGGATGCCATTATTGCCGTTGGTTCGATTGCTGGGAGCCTGCATACTAAATTTTCACACCGTGGAGAGTTAGGAATTAGCGTATTGAAGTCCTATTGGGGCCAAGGAATTGCGACCGTCATGATGGAAGAAATGCTTGATTGGGTGAGGGAATATTCAACTCTTTCTCGTGTTGAACTTGAGGTTGTTGCTATCAATAAAAAAGCCCGTCACCTCTATGAAAAGTGTGGATTTGAAGAAGAAGGACGACTTAAGAACGGTGTGAAAATCGGTGACGGATATGAAGATATTGTCTTGATGGCGAAGATGATTGAACGATAAGGATGAGGTGAAAGAATGAAATTTGGAATTATTGCGGCAATGGAAGAAGAAAAACGTCTGCTCGAAGAAGAGATGACGATTGAGAAGAAAACGACCGTTGCCAATTGGGAGTTTATTGAAGGGACACTTGTTGGAAAGTCAATCGTACTTGTCCAATCCGGAATTGGAAAAGTGATGTCTGCACTGGCTACTGGAATCTTAATCGATCGCTTCGGAGTAGACTTGGTGATGAATACAGGTTCTGCAGGTGGGTTTGGTTCATCTCTTGAAATCGGAGATATCGTCATTGGAACGGAACTGGCGTACTGCGATGCTGACGTAACAGCCTTTAATTACGCATACGGGCAAATGCCGGGCATGCCAGCGCGTTTTGCCATGAACCAGGACTTCTTACCGTCCATTGAACAAGCGATTGCTAAGGTGGATTTAAAGAGCCATACAGGCCTTATCGTTTCTTCTGACAGCTTTATCCATACTCGTGAGCAAAGAACACATATTTTAAAGCACTTTCCAGATGTGATGGCGTCTGAAATGGAAGGCGCAGCAATTGCACAAGCGTGTCACGCATTTGGAGTGCCATTTATTGTGATTCGTGCGATTTCAGATATTCCAGAGCGCGGGACCTCTGCTGTTGATTTTGATACTTTTATTGTTCAAGCAGGGAAACGTTCTGCTCAAATGGTTCATCAATTACTACAAGAATGGGAAGGATAAAGAATGTTAAATATTGGGATTGTTGGTGTTGGAGCGATTAGTCAAAAAGCTTACTTACCGGTGATGCGTTCGATTGGGAATGTCAAATGGTATATGTGTACTCGAAATCAAGAAGTGTTGAATCGAGAATCTAAATTATTAGGGAGATGTATTCCTTGTAATACGATTGAGGAATTATTGCAATTTCCTTTAGATGGAGTCTTTATTCATGTGTCTACAAAAGCTCATTTCGAGGTGGCAAAACAATTTTTAGAAAAAGGAATTCCTGTTTATATCGATAAACCAGTAGCTCCTAGCTATGAAAAAACTCTGGAGTTATATCAACTAGCAAAAAAACACGATACCTTCATCATGGCTGGATTTAATAGACGTTTTGCTCCTAAAGTGGAAGTCTTAAAAAGTGTAGAAGATAAGAAGAGAATTATTGCAGAAAAGAACTGTACTGTTGTTTCTCAAGATACAAGAACTAGAGTCTTTGATGTCTTTATTCATCCTTTAGATACAGCACTTTACTTAATGGACTCACTTCCAACGAATGGTACTTATTTCTATAAGAAAAAGGACGGGGTATTAGAACAATGTATGGTCTACCTAGAGAATGAAAATGAAACGGCTTTGGTTCAATTCAATGAAACTTCTGGAGCTAACTTAGAAAGAATCGAAGTGCAAAGTCCTAGTGGAACTTATTCCCTTCGAAACTTAACGGATTTGGTGATTACTCAAGGTCAAGATGATGTTTTGGATGGATTTTCGAGTTGGGATTCTACTTTGTACAAACGTGGATTTGAGACGATTATTCATAGCTTTATCATTGCAGTTCAGACAAAATCAGAAAATCCAGTTTCGGCAAATAGTAGCTTGTTAAGCCACTTGATTTGCGAAAGAATTGTTATGGCAAAAGCCCCCCAAGGTTTCCTAACATTTGACGTAAACTCATTAGAATAGTAGTATTAAAAGGATTACGATTAAGGAGAATAGTATGGACTATACATTATTTTCAAAAGAGTTTCCGAATGTAAAAGTTTTTTACAATGAACCTCTAAAAAAATATACATTTACTAAGACTGGTGGGAATGCTGCAATTCTTATTTTTCCAAAGGATAAGCAAGAAGCAAGCGAAGTCACCCATTGGTTACGCGAGCAAAATATTCAGACGACAATTTTAGGAAATGCCTCTAATGTTATCATTAAAGATGGTGGAATTTCCGGCGCTGTAATTATGTTGAATGATATGTCTCATTTAAAAGTAGACGGTACAAAAATTGTTGCTGAAGGTGGAGTAGCCTTAATTGACGTTTCTAAGGAAGCTGCTAAAAATGGCTTAACAGGTTTGGAATTTGCATGTGGAATTCCAGGTAGTGTAGGTGGAGCCATTTATATGAATGCGGGCGCTTATGGTGGAGAAGTCAGTGAAGTTGTAGAATACGTAGAGGTGATTACTCCAGAAGGCCACTTAAAGACGTATTCTGCTGAAGAATTAGAGTTTAGTTACAGACATAGTTTCATTCAAAATACTGGAGATTTAGTGATTGAAGTGGGATTCCAATTAGAAAAAGGGAATCAAGAAGAGATTGACGAAAAAATTGCAGAATTAACGCATTTACGTCAAAGTAAACAACCGCTTGAATACCCTTCATGCGGAAGTGTCTTTAAACGTCCCGAAGGATATTTTACTGGGAAATTAATTCAAGACGCTGGCTTACAAGGATATCAAATTGGTGGGGCACAAGTCTCCAATAAACATGCTGGATTTATCGTGAACATTGACAACGCTACGGCAACAGATTATATGGATCTAATTCGCCATATTCAAAAAGTTATTTTAGAAAAAGATGGAGTTTCTCTAGAACCAGAAGTTCGAATTATCGGAGAAGAACCTACATCGCATTAAGAGGAGGAGAGGATTGTGAAAGACGGATTACAAAAAACAGTTGTCTATACAATTTTAGGAATTGTAATTATGACTGCTTTAATGACCGTAACGTCGATTACAACACCGATTGAAGGAGTATATATTCAGTTGGCATATGGGTACCTTGCGCTCTTTGCGGGTGTTGCTGGAGCACTTCCAGCTGCCATTGTTGGGTTTACTGGCCATGTATTGTTTGATTTAATCAATACAGATCATTTATGGATTTCTTGGGCTATAAGTTCAGCTGCGTTAGGTTTTACGTTTGGATTTGCGATTCGAAGAAATAGCCTTCGACAAGGAGTGTTTTCAAAACACGATATGATTCGTTTTAACGTGGTTCAAGCGTCAGTGAATATTGCAATCTTTGGGTTGATTGCCCCAACATTAGATGTTTTATTCTATCAGTCTTCTACAACGATTGTATTTACTCAAGGTTGGATCGCAAGTGTTCTAAATTTATTAACCGTTGCTATTTTTGGAACGATTTCTTTAAAAGCATATGCGACTTACAAATTGAAACAAAACAAGCAATAGAAAAGCAAACTCCCTCAATTCACTTATAAGTGAATTGAGGGAGTTTTGTATATATAGGGAAAGGAAGTTTGAGTGCTCACATTTATGAAGGAATTAAGCGATGGAGGTTGCTTAATTCCTTTTCTGTGTTTATAGGGAGAAGAGTGAAATACAAATAATATAATCTTAAAAAACACACTATATGTGGAAATTTACATGGCGGTAACCACAAAATAGATTCAAAAAAATTGAAAATAATATTTCTGATAAAAACAAGAAATATTCCCTAAAGTAAACTTTTAGTGTATAAAAAGTAGCGATTTATATATAAATAATAATCTACTGATTAGTCAAGGGAATATAGTGTATAAAGAAAAAATATTGGAAAAGATTCTTCCACAATAAAATATTTCCCTTAGTTTACCAAAAACGAAGAGGAATCGTTTTAAATCCGAACTAAAATTATATGAGTCCAATGAAATTCTATTAAATATTTGAATAGTAAATTTTCA
This Granulicatella adiacens ATCC 49175 DNA region includes the following protein-coding sequences:
- a CDS encoding phosphoketolase, which translates into the protein MTQFDTPEYLAKVDAWWRAANYISVAQMYLKDNPLLRRPIQKEDVKLHPIGHWGTIAGQNFIYAHLNRAINKYDLDMFYIEGPGHGGQVMVSNSYLDGSYTELYPQITQDEAGFKQLCKIFSFPGGIASHAAPETPGSIHEGGELGYSLSHATGAVLDNPNVIAAAVIGDGEAETGPLAAGWFSNTFINPVNDGAVLPILYLNGGKIHNPTILARRTDEELTQFFNGLGWDPIFVEGTDPEKVHPLMAAKLDEAIEKIQAIQKEARAKSAEEATMPHWPVLVVRTPKGWTGPKEWNHEPIEGGFRAHQVPIPVSGEAMEHVDALVDWLKSYRPEELFDENGKLVEEIAAISPKGPRRMSMNPITNAGVVKPMEITDWTKHAIDTSKPGAIQKQDMIEFGKFAADLVKANPDNFRIFGPDETKSNRLNEVFKATNRQWVGRRDESYDEWISPVGRVIDSQLSEHQAEGFLEGYVLTGRHGFFASYESFLRVVDSMITQHFKWLRKAKTHAPWRKNYPSLNLIATSTVFQQDHNGYTHQDPGLLTHLAEKKPEFVREYLPADTNSLMAVMAEALSSEDKINLIVSSKHPRPQFYSVEEAKELVSEGYKVIDWASTVKEGEEPDVVIAAAGTEPNLEALAGISILHKQFPELKIRFINVVDILKLRSPKVDPRGLSDEEFDKLFTTDKPVVFCFHGYEGMIRDLFFDRNNHNVHIHGYRENGDITTPFDMRVLSEMDRFHVAKDAAVAVYGEKASEFAAKMDETVEFHHSYIREHGEDIPEVVSWQWENVNK
- a CDS encoding amino acid ABC transporter ATP-binding protein; amino-acid sequence: MSEAVISIQNLSKTFGTNEVLKDISFEVKQGEVVTIIGSSGSGKSTLLRCVNLLEKPTSGKISYNGQNILEHDKSIYEYRTHVGMVFQQFNLFNNLNVLENCIVGPMKVLKKSKEEAEKIAKEFLEKVGMSAYINAKPRQLSGGQKQRVAIARALSMQPDVLLFDEPTSALDPEMVNEVLETMKSLAHTGLTMIVVTHEMGFAKEVSDRVVFMDKGVIAEEGTPEQIFENPQVDRTKEFLGRVLK
- the tsaE gene encoding tRNA (adenosine(37)-N6)-threonylcarbamoyltransferase complex ATPase subunit type 1 TsaE, giving the protein MFEVHTTSQEETMALGKRLGEKIFANSCVILEGDLGAGKTTLTKGIAVGLGIDRVIKSPTYTLIREYRKGRLPLFHMDMYRIEESGGASEVGLEEYFYAGGVCVVEWAQYIEDELPSTFLKVKIDRVGDGESERVIRLIPHGKEYEEFIKKLEVTDE
- a CDS encoding GNAT family N-acetyltransferase, which gives rise to MSKEKEITFALPVKDDAKALLDYSKKVGSETDFLSFGAEGLRYSVAQEELFIESLYENENQYMLLAKDGDAIIAVGSIAGSLHTKFSHRGELGISVLKSYWGQGIATVMMEEMLDWVREYSTLSRVELEVVAINKKARHLYEKCGFEEEGRLKNGVKIGDGYEDIVLMAKMIER
- a CDS encoding 5'-methylthioadenosine/adenosylhomocysteine nucleosidase, yielding MKFGIIAAMEEEKRLLEEEMTIEKKTTVANWEFIEGTLVGKSIVLVQSGIGKVMSALATGILIDRFGVDLVMNTGSAGGFGSSLEIGDIVIGTELAYCDADVTAFNYAYGQMPGMPARFAMNQDFLPSIEQAIAKVDLKSHTGLIVSSDSFIHTREQRTHILKHFPDVMASEMEGAAIAQACHAFGVPFIVIRAISDIPERGTSAVDFDTFIVQAGKRSAQMVHQLLQEWEG
- a CDS encoding Gfo/Idh/MocA family protein, encoding MLNIGIVGVGAISQKAYLPVMRSIGNVKWYMCTRNQEVLNRESKLLGRCIPCNTIEELLQFPLDGVFIHVSTKAHFEVAKQFLEKGIPVYIDKPVAPSYEKTLELYQLAKKHDTFIMAGFNRRFAPKVEVLKSVEDKKRIIAEKNCTVVSQDTRTRVFDVFIHPLDTALYLMDSLPTNGTYFYKKKDGVLEQCMVYLENENETALVQFNETSGANLERIEVQSPSGTYSLRNLTDLVITQGQDDVLDGFSSWDSTLYKRGFETIIHSFIIAVQTKSENPVSANSSLLSHLICERIVMAKAPQGFLTFDVNSLE
- the murB gene encoding UDP-N-acetylmuramate dehydrogenase, whose product is MDYTLFSKEFPNVKVFYNEPLKKYTFTKTGGNAAILIFPKDKQEASEVTHWLREQNIQTTILGNASNVIIKDGGISGAVIMLNDMSHLKVDGTKIVAEGGVALIDVSKEAAKNGLTGLEFACGIPGSVGGAIYMNAGAYGGEVSEVVEYVEVITPEGHLKTYSAEELEFSYRHSFIQNTGDLVIEVGFQLEKGNQEEIDEKIAELTHLRQSKQPLEYPSCGSVFKRPEGYFTGKLIQDAGLQGYQIGGAQVSNKHAGFIVNIDNATATDYMDLIRHIQKVILEKDGVSLEPEVRIIGEEPTSH
- a CDS encoding ECF-type riboflavin transporter substrate-binding protein codes for the protein MKDGLQKTVVYTILGIVIMTALMTVTSITTPIEGVYIQLAYGYLALFAGVAGALPAAIVGFTGHVLFDLINTDHLWISWAISSAALGFTFGFAIRRNSLRQGVFSKHDMIRFNVVQASVNIAIFGLIAPTLDVLFYQSSTTIVFTQGWIASVLNLLTVAIFGTISLKAYATYKLKQNKQ